A single region of the Polymorphum gilvum SL003B-26A1 genome encodes:
- the pcaF gene encoding 3-oxoadipyl-CoA thiolase yields MREAYICDYIRTPIGRFAGSLSSVRADDLAAIPIEALMERNKDVDWQAVDEVIYGCANQAGEDNRNVARMALLLAGLPDTVPGTTMNRLCGSGMDAVITAARAIKCGEADLIIAGGVESMSRAPFVMPKAESAFSRHNAVHDTTIGWRFVNPLMKKQYGVDSMPETAENVAEDFTISRADQDAFALRSQQRAVAAQKNGRLAKEIVPVTIKQRRGDPVTVDTDEHPRGDTTLEGLAKLKAPFREGGSVTAGNASGVNDGAAALIIASAEAAKKYGLTPIARILGGATAGVPPRIMGIGPAPATRKLCARLGLSPASFDVIELNEAFAAQGLAVLRDLGLADDGEHVNPNGGAIALGHPLGASGARITGTAALELRERGARLALATMCIGVGQGIAVAVEAV; encoded by the coding sequence ATGCGTGAAGCCTATATCTGCGACTACATTCGCACCCCGATCGGCCGGTTCGCCGGCAGTCTGTCGTCGGTACGTGCCGACGACCTGGCGGCGATCCCCATCGAGGCGCTGATGGAGCGCAACAAGGACGTCGACTGGCAGGCGGTCGACGAGGTCATCTACGGCTGCGCCAACCAGGCGGGCGAGGACAACCGCAACGTGGCGCGCATGGCACTGCTGCTTGCCGGCCTGCCCGACACGGTGCCGGGCACGACCATGAACCGGCTGTGCGGCTCGGGCATGGATGCGGTGATCACCGCCGCCCGCGCCATCAAGTGCGGCGAGGCGGACCTGATCATCGCCGGCGGCGTAGAGAGCATGTCGCGCGCGCCCTTCGTCATGCCCAAGGCGGAAAGCGCCTTCTCGCGCCACAACGCGGTGCACGACACGACCATCGGCTGGCGCTTCGTCAACCCGCTGATGAAGAAGCAGTACGGCGTTGATTCCATGCCGGAGACGGCCGAGAACGTCGCCGAGGACTTCACGATCTCGCGCGCCGACCAGGACGCCTTCGCGCTGCGCAGCCAGCAGCGCGCGGTCGCCGCCCAGAAGAACGGCCGGCTGGCGAAGGAGATCGTTCCGGTCACCATCAAGCAGCGTCGCGGCGACCCGGTCACCGTCGACACGGACGAGCACCCGCGCGGCGACACCACGCTCGAAGGCCTGGCCAAGCTGAAGGCGCCGTTCCGCGAGGGCGGCTCGGTGACGGCCGGCAACGCCTCGGGCGTGAACGACGGCGCGGCGGCGCTGATCATCGCCTCCGCCGAGGCGGCGAAAAAATACGGCCTGACGCCGATCGCGCGTATTCTCGGCGGCGCCACCGCCGGCGTGCCGCCGCGCATCATGGGCATCGGCCCGGCGCCGGCGACGCGCAAGCTGTGCGCCCGCCTCGGCCTGTCGCCCGCCTCCTTCGACGTGATCGAGCTGAACGAGGCGTTTGCCGCCCAGGGCCTCGCGGTGCTGCGCGACCTCGGCCTTGCCGACGACGGCGAGCACGTCAACCCGAACGGCGGCGCCATCGCCCTCGGCCATCCGCTCGGCGCCTCGGGCGCGCGCATCACCGGCACGGCGGCGCTGGAGCTCAGGGAACGCGGCGCCAGGCTGGCGCTGGCGACCATGTGCATCGGCGTCGGCCAGGGCATCGCCGTCGCGGTCGAGGCGGTGTGA